A window of the Vigna angularis cultivar LongXiaoDou No.4 chromosome 3, ASM1680809v1, whole genome shotgun sequence genome harbors these coding sequences:
- the LOC108323124 gene encoding hypothetical protein At1g04090, whose product MFGCKSLLCWDSVPEFTDPDPLPFSLPSPLPQWPQGGSFASGRICLGEIEVLKADKLEKVWRCTTLRGKSLGFTFYRPLEIPEGFFCLGHYCQSNDQPLRGYVLVARETNASVLEFPALEKPLGYSLIWSIDSHDECVYFWLPNPPTGYKAMGIVVTSSPNEPEVEEVRCMRADLTENCETSDLLLTIKSKYAKNVFQVWNTEPCDRGMLARGVSVGTFFCGSAYFDSEQVVDIACLKNLDSSLHAMPNQNQIHALIQHYGPTVYFHPDEKYLPSSVQWFFKNGAVLYTAGSSKGKAIEYGGSNLPSGGTNDGAFWIDLPTDEDARNNLKKGNIESAELYVHVKPALGGAFTDIVMWVFCPFNGPATLKVALMNIEMGKVGEHVGDWEHFTLRISNFSGELWSVFFSQHSGGQWVNAFDLEFIKGNKPIVYSSKDGHASFPHSGTYLQGPSKLGIGVRNDAAKSKFIVDSSIKYEVVAAEYLGEGVITEPCWLQYMREWGPTIVYDSRSEIDKIIDMLPLFVRFSVENLFELFPTELYGEEGPTGPKEKDNWLGDEYC is encoded by the exons ATGTTTGGGTGCAAGAGTTTACTATGCTGGGACTCTGTCCCTGAATTCACTGACCCTGATCCACTTCCCTTCTCTCTGCCTTCACCCCTTCCTCAATGGCCACAAG GTGGTAGTTTTGCAAGTGGAAGAATATGCCTCGGAGAAATAGAAGTTTTAAAAGCAGACAAGCTTGAGAAGGTCTGGAGATGCACAACTTTGCGTGGGAAATCGTTGGGTTTCACATTTTATAGACCTTTGGAAATTCCAGAAGGCTTTTTTTGCCTTGGTCACTACTGCCAGTCTAATGACCAACCATTGAGAGGATATGTTCTTGTGGCACGGGAAACTAATGCCTCAGTGTTAGAATTTCCTGCTCTAGAAAAACCACTTGGCTACTCATTGATATGGAGCATTGACTCACATGATGAATGTGTTTACTTTTGGCTGCCAAACCCTCCAACCGGTTACAAAGCCATGGGCATAGTGGTTACTAGCAGTCCTAATGAAcctgaagttgaagaagttagATGTATGCGAGCTGATCTCACAGAAAATTGTGAGACTTCTGATCTATTACTGACTATAAAGTCAAAATATGCAAAAAATGTATTTCAGGTTTGGAATACAGAACCCTGTGATAGGGGTATGTTAGCTAGAGGTGTGTCTGTTGGGACATTCTTCTGTGGTAGTGCCTATTTTGATTCTGAACAAGTGGTGGATATTGCGTGCCTGAAAAATCTTGATTCTTCCTTGCACGCAATGCCAAATCAGAACCAGATTCATGCACTTATTCAGCATTATGGTCCCACCGTGTACTTTCATCCTGATGAGAAGTACTTGCCATCATCAGTGCAATGGTTTTTCAAGAATGGTGCAGTTTTGTATACTGCAGGCAGTAGCAAGGGTAAAGCTATAGAGTATGGGGGCTCAAATTTACCCAGTGGAGGAACTAATGATGGTGCCTTTTGGATTGACTTGCCTACTGATGAAGATGCAAGAAACAATCTAAAGAAGGGAAACATAGAGAGTGCAGAACTATATGTTCATGTAAAACCGGCCTTGGGAGGAGCCTTTACTGATATTGTGATGTGGGTTTTTTGCCCCTTCAATGGACCTGCAACCCTTAAAGTGGCACTTATGAACATTGAGATGGGGAAGGTAGGTGAACATGTAGGTGACTGGGAGCACTTCACCCTTCGTATAAGCAACTTCAGTGGAGAACTATGGTCTGTATTCTTCTCTCAGCATAGTGGAGGTCAATGGGTAAATGCATTTGATCTGGAATTTATCAAGGGAAATAAGCCTATTGTTTATTCATCAAAAGATGGGCATGCTAGTTTCCCTCATTCTGGGACTTACCTTCAAGGACCATCCAAACTAGGAATAGGAGTACGCAATGACGCAGCTAAAAGCAAATTTATTGTGGATTCAAGCATCAAATATGAGGTTGTTGCAGCTGAGTATCTCGGTGAAGGAGTGATCACAGAACCATGTTGGTTGCAGTATATGAGAGAGTGGGGTCCTACAATTGTATACGATTCACGTTCTGAGATAGACAAGATAATAGATATGCTTCCACTATTTGTTAGATTTTCTGTGGAGAACTTATTTGAACTATTTCCAACAGAGCTTTATGGTGAGGAGGGGCCAACAGGTCCAAAGGAGAAGGATAATTGGCTAGGAGATGAATATTGCTAG